The DNA region CTCGCTTATCGCGATACCACCACCGGCGAAGTCGGATGGTCTTCGACTTTCGACAGCGGAAATCAGCTCGCCAACTTCGCGCCTTCCGCGAGGCGGCGGACGGTCATGGGGTGCCAGGTACCACCACGGGGCGGGCGGTGCCCCTCGGCGGTGAGCGCGGCGCAGACCTCGCGGTAGCTCTGCCCGGCCGTCCGCAGCTCCACGAGGCGAGCCAGCGCCGCGGCCTGGTCGGCGTCCCGGCTGCCGTACGGGTGCGGCCCCCAGGCGTGGCCCCCCGCCGCGTGCTTGCGCAGGCGCCCGTCCCGGAGGCGCTTGACGATCATGGCCTTGTCGAGCTGGTGGACGGCGCCGAAGACCTGGCGGATGAAGGTCCGCATCGGGTCGTCGGGGTCGTCTCGGGGCACGACTCCCAGGTCACAGGCCACGACCTCGCAGTCGAGCGACCACGCGAGGGCCAGGGCGGCCTCCTGCACCGTGAGCGTGCGGGCGAGCCGGCCCAGGTTGCCGACCACGAGGGTGCCGGCCCGCCGCTCCTCCAGGGCGAGCAGGGCGTCGGACAGCGCGTCGCGGTCCTGGGCCTCGTTCTCCCCCGAGGTGGCGTCCAGGTACACGCCCTCGACCCGCAGGCCGTGCTCCCGACACCAGGCCCGGCAGTGCGCCTCCTGGACGTCGGGGCCGTACTTCTCCAACTGGCCATCGGTGCTGACCCGTATGTAGATGAGAGCTTTGTGGTGAAAGTTGCTGGCCGTCACTCACTAACTGTACCAAGTCCTAGAGGACTGGTTACATGCGTGGTGCGGCCAACAATCGAGAAATGAAAGATGTTATGGCGGCGTGCTGGCCGACAATGTGATGGCGAAAGATTGTCGGTGTGACGGCTCACGAGGCGTGCTGGACCCAAACTGTCTTACTGACAGCTTGGACATCTACTAGATGGTCAACACTGGTCATGACCAGTGACCAAATCGCTGGTCACGTCAATGGTCACTGCTGGTCATCACCCCGCTGACCACGTTGTTCTCACTGGTCAGGTCACTGGTCACCAGGTTTGGTCATCCACCAAACCCTTGGTTTGGTCATGACCTACCCATCGTTCTGGTCGTCGCGTTGCGCCCGGTACCGCCGGACCAGCCGCTGCGCCGTGGACTGCGAGACGTCGAGCTGAGCCACCAGCCGCCGCGCCCGCGGCAGGTCGCGGTCGTCGGGGTGCAGCTCGAAGTCGCGGCGGACCAGGGCGTCCCGCCCCGCCGCCTCGGCCAGCGCCTCGCTGGTGTCGAGCCAGTGCAGGCACGGGTACTCCACCCGGTACCGGGAGCCGAGCCGCCGCTTGTCCGCGAGCTTCGACTTCTCGCAGGTGAGCGACCCCTCGGCGAGGTGCCACTCGGTGTAGGCGAGCTGCTTCCACATGGACGACCCGCGGAACCGCCGCTCGCCGTTGTGGCCCGGGTGCCCGAGCGCCAGCGTCGCGCAGCCCCACTCGGCCGAGATCCGCTTGAGCGCCGACAGCACCGGGGCGACGTCCTTCATGCCGTTCTCGTCGGTCAGGCCCATGCCGTAGATCACGTCGAGGACGACCAGGCCGGGCCGCTCGGCGGCGTACTCCTTCAAGAGCCAGTCGACGTCGCCGCCGAGGACGAGGTTCACGGGCTGGTCGAGCACGTACACGCGGTCCGCTGCGTGCTTCGCCTTGCAGGCTGCCGCGCAGTCCTTCGCGTGGCCCCAGCCCGGTTGCCCCGCCCACCTCTCGCGGAAGTCGTGCAGCCCCTCCGACGCCACCCACAGGACGTTCCGCACCTCCGGCGGCAGGTGCCCCCGCCACGCCTTACCGGTCGCGACGCTGAGCGCCCAGTCCCGGGCGAGCAGGCTCTTGCCGGCCTCGGACGGGCCGCCGAGCAGGTTGACCTCGGCCGCGAGCACGCTCTCGAGCACCGCCGCCGGCTGGGGCAGCTCCGCGAAGTCAGCGGCCGTCCGCTTCGGGCGGTTGCCGCGCACCTGCGCGAGCTGCAGCTCCTCGAAGACCTCCCGGGCTTGCGCCTCGATCGCCAGGTCACCCACCCGTCGGACGACCCGCTCGTCCAGCTCGGCCCCGGCGGGGTCGGTGAGCGGCTCGGCCTCGGGCTCGACCAGGCGGGGCGGCTGCCAGAGCGCCATGTCCTGGACCCACCCGCGGTACCCCTCGGGCAGCCTCCGGGCCGCCCGCTCCATCCGCGCCCGCTGCCACTTCGCCACGACCTGCTCGTCCGTCCACGGCTCGCGGCCGTCCTCGTTGACGAACTTCTGAGCGAGGCCCCGGAGGTGCGCCAGCGCGAACCGGTCACTGACCCCCGGCTGGGCCGCCAGGGACGACGCCGCCTCGAAGAGCAGCCGGTCCTGCCCGGTGTGGTGCTCGGCCTCGCCGGGGCCGATCTCGCTGAGGCCGATCCAGCGTGCCCAGTCGAACTCGTCGCCGTTCCCGGCGACGTCCAGGGCGGGGGTCGCGGCCACCGGCTCGGTCAGGGCCTCCACCCACTCTGGCGGCAGCTCGACCGCGTACAGCTCCTCGGCGGTCGGGACCAGCTCTGCACACGCCCGCCCGTCGGGGTCGTACCACAGCTCGACGTCGCCCGTCCTGGGCGCCACCGAGGGCCAGCACCGGACGTAGCGGTGACCGTGGTGGAGCAGGTCGCCACCGGGGAACCCGTCCTTCCTCCACCGCCGGCCCGGCGGCAGCTCGGCCCGGTACACGTGCTTGCGCCGCTCGTCGGTCGGGCCGCGGCTGGTCGAGGACCAGGTGCGCGGCAGCGGTGGCAGGCCAGCCGCCGGCCGGCTGGTCCACTCCTCGAACACCTCCGGGTCGTCCACGTCCAAGCCGACGCCGTCCTCGGGGAGGCGCAGCCCGAGGTTGCGGGGGTAGAGGGTCGCGGCGGCGACCCACGCCGTCACGTCCTCGTCGG from Acidimicrobiales bacterium includes:
- a CDS encoding AAA family ATPase produces the protein MSANTDDPDPYSRGAFIYLERGHRGVVPVDVDGVKGRTMTGFTGGANRGRYPTDEDVTAWVAAATLYPRNLGLRLPEDGVGLDVDDPEVFEEWTSRPAAGLPPLPRTWSSTSRGPTDERRKHVYRAELPPGRRWRKDGFPGGDLLHHGHRYVRCWPSVAPRTGDVELWYDPDGRACAELVPTAEELYAVELPPEWVEALTEPVAATPALDVAGNGDEFDWARWIGLSEIGPGEAEHHTGQDRLLFEAASSLAAQPGVSDRFALAHLRGLAQKFVNEDGREPWTDEQVVAKWQRARMERAARRLPEGYRGWVQDMALWQPPRLVEPEAEPLTDPAGAELDERVVRRVGDLAIEAQAREVFEELQLAQVRGNRPKRTAADFAELPQPAAVLESVLAAEVNLLGGPSEAGKSLLARDWALSVATGKAWRGHLPPEVRNVLWVASEGLHDFRERWAGQPGWGHAKDCAAACKAKHAADRVYVLDQPVNLVLGGDVDWLLKEYAAERPGLVVLDVIYGMGLTDENGMKDVAPVLSALKRISAEWGCATLALGHPGHNGERRFRGSSMWKQLAYTEWHLAEGSLTCEKSKLADKRRLGSRYRVEYPCLHWLDTSEALAEAAGRDALVRRDFELHPDDRDLPRARRLVAQLDVSQSTAQRLVRRYRAQRDDQNDG
- a CDS encoding recombinase family protein, producing MTASNFHHKALIYIRVSTDGQLEKYGPDVQEAHCRAWCREHGLRVEGVYLDATSGENEAQDRDALSDALLALEERRAGTLVVGNLGRLARTLTVQEAALALAWSLDCEVVACDLGVVPRDDPDDPMRTFIRQVFGAVHQLDKAMIVKRLRDGRLRKHAAGGHAWGPHPYGSRDADQAAALARLVELRTAGQSYREVCAALTAEGHRPPRGGTWHPMTVRRLAEGAKLAS